The sequence AAAACACTCCAAGATGAGATTCGTTCTGTTTCGGCGCATAATGGATATGTAACGGAGAAAGAAGTTGAGAAGTTGAAATATTTAACTCTAGTGATCAAGGAGGTGCTTCGACTACATCCCTCAGTTCCAACAATTCCACGACTATTGAGTGAAGATGTCGAGTTACATGGATATGACATAGCTGCGGGAACACAAGTAAGTCTTTAAATCTTATAATATCAAATTTCACATGACAAAGATTATGACATGGCTGCGGGAACATTCTATATAGGTGCTAATCAATGCATGGGCAATCCAACGAGACATTGAAACTTGGGGACCAGACGCAGAAAAGTTTAGGCCAGAGAGACATTTAGATTTGCTTGTAGATTTTCAAGGACAAAATTTCAAGTATATTCCATTTGGTTCAGGGAGAAGGCGGTGTCCTGGAATCAGGTTTGCATTAGCCTTGGTCGAAGTCACATTGGCTAACCTTGTGAAACGGTTTGACTTGAGAGTCGAGGTAGGAACAATGGGAGGTAATAAGCCTGATCTAGCTGAAGCAATTGGTCTCGATGTATGCCGCAAGTTCCCTCTCGTCGTATGTCCATCTTGTGTTTGATTCCTTGAAATATAATAGATGTCACAAATAAGGAGATCAACGCCTTGATGGTGTTGTACAAAAAGTTTATGGAGGTTAAACcaactaaatatatgatttgGAGATGAACAAACACATTTTCGTTATCATAAACTTTATTTACTTTAACAAGGCCCTAAGGCAAAGGTCCATCCCCTTAAACTCGCACCTCGTTTGGTTTGGTGAGATAGAATTGTCTTCAGAGAGTCGGTGATATATTAGTCTTCCTTTTTATGCTTTTTGTTTTGAACTTGCAAAATTATAACTTAGAAGTTATTTTCTGTTTCAATTGTAGTGATGGTGAATTGGTGATCACGTACCATAGTTTCTGGCGTGAGTCGGGGACGTTTTATAATCTAATTAAGATATTTTGATGgtgataatgataataaattaattaaatataaagaaGATAGTGAGCACTGAACAGCATCAATAGAGCATATTCCAACTAAACCTTTCAACAGTTGGTAACCCTCTCTTTGAAACATTTTCCATGCACATACCACCAGTCAAGAAATAGTTAATAATTGTTTTACTAAGAATAATTTAGAAAATCGGAGGGTGACTTAAACCAGAGAAGATTAGGAAGTAACAGTGATTAATCTTGACGTGACGGCCATTGACTTTGGTAAGAAGTTGTTCAattgagagaaagaagtggGAACATGATTTCGTCGACAAAGGCTTTGTGCTGGAGCCATTCGTTTTGCGAAATATATTAGTGGAAATGATAAACGTAGAGAAAATGACTTCCACATTCATCTTGACGGATACAAGAAAGAGAAACAGTGTTACTTTTTTTCATTCTTACATGTAACACAATCAAAGATGTCATTTAAGAGACATTTGAACAAATTAGAACTAAACAAGGCAGCTTAAAGTCTCTGCAAttattcacacacacacacacacgtaaaataaataaaaatgtggaCCTACGTATTCAATGTATAAAATAACGCAAGGGTTTGTTAATTTGCTTTAAAACAAGTGGGGCTGCATTGAAGGTTTTAAAATGCACTTCTTGATCAAGTGTCAACGTTTTCGCCAAGAAAATATCTGCAAATGTGTTTTTAAAGATTCGGTATGGTAAACAAACTAACAATTAATACAAAgaccaaaaaaagataatgcataagaaaaagaggaaaaaacATTTTATGGTATGGCCGTATGAGTCAGAATCCTCCTTTTTACATGATGTACATATATGGATATTTTTTGAAAGTAAAAAGAAATCATTTAATAGTATTTCAAAATAGCATCGTAAAATATTGTACGTCTCAGAAATTTACGTAAAATTTTCAAATCCCCAACaacatttcaaacctcttttacccaaaaaaaaaccatttcaAACCTCTAGAATATTTTTGTTGCACCATTCAAGTTTTGGTAAATGTATATTGTGGGATTCAACGAGTATcagtaaataaaaagaaaatgttcTAGAGGAGGAAAATAACTCACCAGAACAAGAGATACAATGAACCTAGACATATACGCATCCCATGGAGCCCAGTCACCGTAACGCCTATAAAAATAGGAGAACATTCACGAACCAAGAACAAGAACACAAAGCCAAcgccaaacaaaaaaagaacagTTAAAGAAACTTTGAAAAGAAAATGGGTAAAGGAGGAAACCTTGTGACGGCTTCGGAGGTGGAGGAGCTACGACGGAAGAACGGGGAGATGGAAAAAGTGGTGGAGGAAATGAAGAAAGAAATGTTGCAGTTGTGGCGGCGGACGCAGGTGGCGGAGGAAGCTGAGGAGCGTCTCTGCTCTCAGCTCGCCGAGCTTGAAGCCGAATCGTTGGACGAGGCTCGTGATTACCATTCTCGCATCATTTTCCTCGTGAACGAACTCTCTCGtgtctcttcctcctcttcttcctcctcctccgacTTGGCCTCGCCCTAgatatatatctatgtatatatgatatgtgtgtaagagcatgattaacctgGAGTTATTAAGATGGAGATCTTAGcagaagttaagaaacagtttcttaacttttaactaaaaaagctaaaaacttaaaaatccgttcttagtttttttagttaagagTTAAGAAACGGTTTCTTAACTTCCGATAAGAACTTCACTCTAAGaactccgggttaatcatggtatAAGGATAGATCCTTAGATTATTGGATGTATCTGAATTCACAATACTGGCTCATATCAATGCCAAtctgtatagttttttttttgtttcctgtTTTTCCTAACATGTTCGAGAAAGGCTATGAAAGTGTTCGAGAATTAATGCAAAAGATATTTCGATTTGTATAGCTTGGAAATATAACGACGATAAAACCTCAAACTAttcttaaattaaaatttggacTTCGAAAGAAATTAACAAACTAAAATGTCTCATTCTGTTATTGATTAACAAAAGATCGTGTTATGATATATAGCTTATAAACACCTAACAAAAACGTTCATTTTGTAATTGCCCGGAAAGTTGATCCCTAAAGAGAAggatatacttttttttttttaacactggatTTCATTACTCAGAATAGTTCAAAATCTTGCCTTCAATAACAAGGCAAGACCAATACAAAGCATAGAGAAAAGAATCAACAAAAACATGCAGAAAAATCTaagaaataagaaacaaaagactACCAATAGGCAGTAAGAGAAGGATATACTTAGTGGGAAAATAAAAAGATCTGATATATGATATATAGCATAGGTCATTTTCATGAGTACGTATGAGTAATGTTTTTATATCAATATTTAGATGTTTAAACAACCATTTTTCTATACAGCCACAATTTCGTACGGTGAAACGCAGTCGGTCTTTAAAGGAAATTTTAGGATGATCAATGGTTCCCACAACTCAAAACGCAATCGGTCTTTTCTCGAAAACATTGTCTATTTTAATACTACTACATCTtactaaaaaacaaaacaaaagttatAAAGAGAACgtgatttatagttttttttttttggcatctgAGATTTATAAACATGGTAACAAGTGTAAGAGAACAAGGTTACAATCGTGATTTATAGTTAAAGACAATCGTAAAcaattcagaaaattaaatgatttcattattaaagtagaaaaacactatattgttttctttctttgtttttctttttctttaaatacaCAATAAACCAACCACCCACGAGCCACCGTCGATGACGTTTCATATGGTTTATTACGGTGACTTTTGCTTATTATCCTATGGAAGATATTTCGGTT is a genomic window of Brassica napus cultivar Da-Ae chromosome A2, Da-Ae, whole genome shotgun sequence containing:
- the LOC106425589 gene encoding protein RESPONSE TO LOW SULFUR 2-like, which gives rise to MGKGGNLVTASEVEELRRKNGEMEKVVEEMKKEMLQLWRRTQVAEEAEERLCSQLAELEAESLDEARDYHSRIIFLVNELSRVSSSSSSSSSDLASP